In one Lolium rigidum isolate FL_2022 chromosome 3, APGP_CSIRO_Lrig_0.1, whole genome shotgun sequence genomic region, the following are encoded:
- the LOC124696096 gene encoding ankyrin repeat domain-containing protein 65-like, whose protein sequence is MAPHPPLFPPAAFERRGGLPPCEPSRFSSNPTFDLAFLKAAFDGDLRFVKSTEYLPASAGDYVLHFPGSPMFPWLILGADPFRVSGGARVVGRGAEGRRLAEMLGAVRDGYGNGLLHSAVLGGSLPVCRYLVEDLRMDVDDVGPFGGTPLTFAIGRQNVDLVRYFLDQGADVHKVNDSGTPPLHLAVGEEGSCEIVELLLSKGAYVDALNLGGTALHIAARHGRDDIMKVLLDHHADHKIALGGAGYTALFIATAMCSLKCVKLLLEAGADVDGACKESPLMIAATAGSTDILKCLVLAGADANIPDSLGRAPIEIAARSGRRENVEILFPVTSRIPSVRDWSVDGIISHVKSVRPAKKVMLASAKSRAHEAFKNGNYYAAAHIYRECML, encoded by the exons ATGGCGCCGCATCCGCCTCTCTTCCCTCCCGCCGCCTTCGAGCGCCGCGGCGGCCTCCCTCCCTGCGAACCCAGCCGATTCTCTTCCAACCCTACCTTCGACTTGGCCTTCCTCAAGGCGGCCTTCGACGGCGATCTCCGCTTCGTCAAGAGTACGGAGTACTTACCTGCCTCCGCCGGCGATTATGTCCTTCACTTTCCCGGTTCCCCTATGTTTCCGTGGCTGATTTTGGGTGCCGATCCGTTCCGCGTTTCAGGGGGCGCGAGGGTGGTGGGCAGGGGGGCGGAAGGCCGTCGCCTCGCCGAGATGCTGGGGGCGGTCAGGGACGGCTACGGCAATGGCCTGCTGCATTCCGCCGTCCTCGGCGGCAGCCTCCCCGTGTGCCGCTACCTGGTCGAGGACCTCCGGATGGATGTCGACGATGTCGGCCCGTTCG GCGGAACACCTCTGACCTTTGCGATTGGTCGTCAGAATGTGGATTTGGTGCGTTACTTTCTTGATCAAGGTGCTGATGTACACAAGGTCAACGACAGTGGCACTCCTCCTCTCCATCTTGCTGTCGGAGAAGAAG GAAGCTGTGAAATTGTGGAGCTCTTACTCTCCAAAGGAGCTTATGTTGATGCATTAAACCTTGGTGGGACAGCTCTGCATATTGCTGCCCGTCATGGGAGGGATGATATTATGAAGGTTTTGCTGGACCACCATGCAGAC CACAAGATAGCTTTGGGTGGTGCTGGTTATACAGCTCTTTTTATTGCTACTGctatgtgctcactgaagtgcgtGAAGCTCCTGCTTGAG GCCGGTGCTGATGTTGATGGTGCTTGTAAAGAGTCACCCTTAATGATCGCGGCCACCGCTGGCTCAACTGATATCCTTAAGTGCTTAGTTCTGGCTGGCGCAGATGCTAATATTCCTGACAGT CTAGGACGTGCTCCTATAGAAATTGCTGCTCGTTCTGGTAGACGTGAAAATGTTGAGATTCTGTTTCCTGTCACTTCTCGTATTCCTAGTGTTCGTGACTGGAGCGTTGATGGAATCATTAGTCATGTAAAATCAGTGCGCCCAGCAAAG AAAGTGATGCTTGCTAGTGCAAAATCTAGAGCGCACGAAGCGTTCAAGAATGGGAACTATTATGCTGCAGCACACATTTATAGAGAG TGCATGCTTTGA